Part of the Streptococcus ilei genome is shown below.
GTAGTAACTATTGTATCATATTCCGCTCTAAGAGTGGGAAATTAGAAAGAGGACACGATGTCTAAATATGGATTTTTGGATGTTTTAGAAGAGGAAATGGAAAAGGTCTTTCCCTTTGACTTTGAGATCAATTGGGATAAGAAGAATCATGCGGTAGAAGTGGCTTTTCTCTTAGAAGTACAAAACACAGGAGGGGTTGCCTTGGTCGATGAGTCGGGCGAAGAATCTGACGAGGATATCTTCTTTGAAGAAGCCGTCATCTTCTACAATCCAGCCAAGTCGCATGTGGAAGAAGATGCCTATTTAACAGCCCTTCCGTATGAGCCGAAAAAAGGCTTGTCTCGAGAGTTTCTAGCTTATTTTGCGACCTTCCTCAAAGATACAGCCGAGCTGGCCTTGGATGACCTCATGGATTTCTTAGCAGACGAAGAGGCAGAGAGCTTTGAGATCGTCTGGAACCAAGAAGTCTTTGAAGAAGGAAAAGTCGGCCTAGAAGAAAGCACCTTTTACCCTTATCCGAGATATTAGGAATAGTGGGAGACTTTATGAAAAAAATTGGGATCTACCTGGTTTACGGTCTATCGTTTCTTCTCTTGATGGCTGCTTTTGCCTTGGGGACGATCGCCTTTACGGAGTTAGGTTTTCAACTGGTTTTTGTACCGGGCTATCTCTTCACTTTTTCTAGCATTTATCTCATTTTCATTCTCCATGAACTGGGGCATGCTTTTTGTGGCTATCTGACGGGCTATCGGCTCGTCGCTTTAGGCTTGGGAAATTTTCTCCTGACTAAAAAAGCAGGGAAGTTTCGTCTTAGCCGCACGGCCACTCTGAAAAATGTCGGTGCCCAGTATATTGGACTAAAAGAGGATGAAAGTGACCAACGAATGATTCTGATGCTTTCCGGTGGGATATTGGTTCATTTGACTTTACTTATCGTATCCATCCTTTTTGGAGTTCTGACACAGAGTTGGTATTTTGCAGGCAATTGGATTTGTCTCAATCTCTCCTTCATTTTGGCCAATGCTCTCCCCCTTGGGATTACAGATGGAGCCAAAATTTTAGAATTGATGCGCCATCCTGAAAATGTACCCTATGCTTATCTCGGACTGCGCCATTCTGCTCAGACCTTGCTAGCGCCAGAAGACTACGATCTAAAAGACTTTGTTAGACCTGTTTCTGAGGAGGCGCAAGGAGGTTTTGTGGAGGGAGTCTTAGCCCTTCAGGGAGAAGTCTA
Proteins encoded:
- a CDS encoding DUF3013 family protein, which encodes MSKYGFLDVLEEEMEKVFPFDFEINWDKKNHAVEVAFLLEVQNTGGVALVDESGEESDEDIFFEEAVIFYNPAKSHVEEDAYLTALPYEPKKGLSREFLAYFATFLKDTAELALDDLMDFLADEEAESFEIVWNQEVFEEGKVGLEESTFYPYPRY
- a CDS encoding site-2 protease family protein, translating into MKKIGIYLVYGLSFLLLMAAFALGTIAFTELGFQLVFVPGYLFTFSSIYLIFILHELGHAFCGYLTGYRLVALGLGNFLLTKKAGKFRLSRTATLKNVGAQYIGLKEDESDQRMILMLSGGILVHLTLLIVSILFGVLTQSWYFAGNWICLNLSFILANALPLGITDGAKILELMRHPENVPYAYLGLRHSAQTLLAPEDYDLKDFVRPVSEEAQGGFVEGVLALQGEVYILEGNREAAKEQFQALLERADNPMIQTAAQLSLLHIALLEGDDEKAEEYATIRRVKSFLSMKMTNIQAVQAWYQFMVKKDLDRTHKAIKLARQKMDVSRMLRDEKAYYQQWLDELEQAIQEEQTQVG